One genomic segment of Odocoileus virginianus isolate 20LAN1187 ecotype Illinois chromosome 17, Ovbor_1.2, whole genome shotgun sequence includes these proteins:
- the GPR142 gene encoding probable G-protein coupled receptor 142: protein MGTMAITPPPRQVKPPGAGRGWPGDLSVPLAPPVAGVPDTLPGDLSAYCATHGTRPKPVLLEACSAGPGHQEQQGFCEFRGWPHGDPGPRSMQLAGGETAGQLRVTLLPTPNSSGLSQEFAGRWPESPAMSPCVAGVIPVIYYSVLLGLGLPVNLLTTVALARLAARTRKPSYYYLLALTASDIVTQVVIVFVGFLLQGAVLAREVPQAVVRTANILEFTANHASVWIAVLLTVDRYSALCHPLRHRATSSPGRAHRAVAAVLGAALLTGIPFYWWLDVWKDADPPSTLDEVLKWAHCLIVYFIPCGVFLVANLAIVRRLQRRGRSGPRPQVGKSTAILLGVTTLFALLWAPRTFVMLYHLYVAPVHHDWRVHLALDVANMVAMLNTAVNFGLYCFVSKTFRATVREIFRGAHLPCTLGSQSTGMVAEPMLKPPGRPRGAEL, encoded by the exons CCTCCTGGTGCCGGGAGGGGGTGGCCTGGGGACTTATCTGTGCCACTTGCACCCCCTGTTGCTGGAGTCCCGGACACTCTGCCTGGGGACCTGAGTGCCTACTGTGCCACCCACGGGACCCGGCCAAAGCCAGTGCTCTTGGAGGCATGCAGTGCCGGACCTGGCCACCAGGAGCAGCAAGGCTTCTGTGAGTTCCGCGGCTGG CCACACGGTGACCCGGGACCCAGGAGCATGCAGCTGGCAGGAGGAGAGACAG CTGGCCAGCTACGGGTGACCCTGCTGCCCACACCCAACAGCAGTGGGCTGAGCCAGGAGTTTGCAGGCCGTTGGCCCGAGAGCCCTGCGATGTCCCCATGTGTGGCTGGGGTCATCCCTGTCATCTACTACAGCGTCCTCCTGGGCCTGGGGCTGCCTG TCAATCTCCTGACCACAGTGGCCCTGGCCCGCCTCGCCGCCAGGACCCGGAAGCCCTCCTACTACTACCTTCTGGCGCTTACGGCCTCGGACATCGTCACGCAGGTGGTCATCGTGTTCGTGGGCTTCCTCCTGCAGGGAGCCGTGCTGGCCCGCGAGGTGCCCCAGGCCGTGGTACGCACAGCTAACATCCTGGAGTTCACTGCCAACCACGCCTCGGTCTGGATCGCCGTCCTGCTCACGGTGGACAGGTACAGTGCCCTGTGCCACCCCCTGCGCCACCGGGCCACCTCGTCCCCAGGCCGGGCCCACCGGGCCGTTGCCGCTGTCCTTGGAGCTGCCCTGCTCACTGGCATCCCCTTCTACTGGTGGCTGGACGTGTGGAAGGACGCGGACCCGCCCAGCACGCTGGACGAGGTGCTCAAGTGGGCTCACTGCCTCATTGTCTATTTCATCCCCTGTGGCGTTTTCCTGGTGGCCAACCTGGCCATCGTCCGCCGGCTGCAGCGGAGGGGACGGAGCGGGCCGCGGCCCCAGGTGGGCAAGAGCACCGCCATCCTCCTGGGCGTCACCACACTCTTCGCCCTCCTCTGGGCGCCCCGCACCTTCGTCATGCTCTACCACCTGTACGTGGCCCCCGTCCACCACGACTGGAGGGTCCACCTGGCCCTGGATGTGGCCAACATGGTGGCCATGCTCAACACCGCCGTCAACTTCGGCCTCTACTGTTTCGTCAGCAAGACTTTCCGGGCCACAGTCCGAGAGATCTTCCGGGGCGCCCACCTGCCCTGCACCCTGGGGTCACAGTCAACGGGCATGGTGGCAGAGCCGATGCTGAAGCCTCCGGGACGCCCCAGGGGGGCAGAGTTGTAG